acgcacgcacacacacacagatttgtgCAGTCACTGTGATGTGGCAGCCGAGTCACATAGTTTGTCTCCTTCTTTATGTGGGTCAGTCTGACTCACCCAAGTgacagctgcagtttttacctcAGCATGACTCACCCAAGGACCAGCTTAAATACTATCACAGTCATGGGTCAggaaaaataaatgtaatttcttCACTGAATTGTCAtggaaagaaaaataaaacaaaatgtaaaaaactGAATTGTCACAAAATCGAACATGGAAAAATATTAAAGGTCaagtttttgttttattatttgatGTGCTTGGAATGAAATGAGTAAAAAAGTAGTGTTTGATTCTGAATCAACTTTACTGGTTTAACAGCTAAAGGAAAACACCAAACGGCAGTCAGGAGACATAATGGTCCATCTGAGACTGAAGAGTCCGATTTCTATGGAACAgccgtttttttattttaattttttttggtcATTTATGTGTTCTCTTTGTACCTTGTGGCCTCAGAGCATCAGACGACTCAAATAACAAGAAAAAAGGAGGAAAGAAAAAGTGTAAAATAATCTAAAAATGAGTCACCGTTCTTGTTGATCAAAGGAGAAACTCAGATGACTCGCGCTTTAATCTGAAGATTCTAGGAAACTTTTTCCAGAGATCTAATGATCTCACACCAGGGCGATGCTTTACCCGATCTTTGCTGCTCGGACTGGTCCGAGAACATTTTCCAGGTTCTGCTGAGAATTAGGAACGCTGCTTTTATTTTCAGAAATTACAAAAAGGGAAGAGAACTGAAATAAAACAGTTAAAGCTGGTGTATTAAACATTTATTCTGTTACCTCAAATTTGTGGGTGAACATCtagaaaaaaaatacatctctctctctctcacacacacacacacgcacgcacacacacgagaCTCTTTAAAGTGCAACAACAGACGGACTTCAGAGACTTTAGGGCCAAGGCAGGATCATTGTAATACTGGAATGGTTGTTGGAACTTTTCTCTCTCAGATGGACAAAAAAAATcaagttttcttttttattcatcAAGATAGAAAACAAAGAGCAGGAAAGGTGAGAAACTATCTGGTCTGGTTCTGGGAGTTTTCACCTGATGGAAAAACAAACCACTGAACAGACGAAACGTTCGGATTTCCATCAATTCCTGAACaatcaaaaaaaatttaaatacaaCCATGATCAATGTTAAACAGCAGTTTGAAACTAAAACCAGCTAATATTTGATCTTTTCAGTACTCATACAAACCATCTAGACACCAGACTCCATATGTTGttaaaaataaaaccattttaatcCAACATCTGAGCAAAGCTGaagaaaataaactaaaatcTTCTCAGATAAACATTTTGTGGCCTCGTGGTTTAGAGCTTTCTGGCCTTCTattaaaacaattttaaaaatgaCCAATCTAACCAATCAAAACACCCCAAAACAGACAGCCTCATCAAATACTAAATATTCCCATGATTTTCAAATTTGTGATAGAAAATGAACTTAAATTATGAACTTCAAGTGGTTAAACATCTccgtaaaaaaaaaagagtaaataaTCAGGTTTAATGAACACAGGAAGCTACAACAAAGATTTTCCTGGTAAATCTGAGATTTTCTGACTTCTGGTAGCATCACAGTCATTCTGCTGTTTAACCCACTTAACAATTGGATTTCTTTAACAATCTGGAGGTTTTCAGAAGAGTTCCTGATCCAGGAAAtgcgttatttatttatttatttttttaattaaaagctgaACCAATCAGAGATTAGCACCTGAACCTTGGCACTGAGATGAGTCAGAGCTGGGTTCAGGTCAGAGAGGAGGATGGATAAGATGAAGAGTCACTAAAACAAATGCGACACAAGAGGAGGTGAAACAGCTCAATTCGAGCTTCTTTAACCATAAAACCACAACAGCTTTTTATTCTAAATTACCAAAACATCAAGCCTCAACGACTCACAGCATCACAGACTCATCAGTGGTGGAGCAGCTTCAATTCGTTAAAATACTGAGGTCCCCTCTTTTCAGAATTCACTTATCGTCACAGCCGAAAGACCAGAAATCAGTCAAATTCAAACAGTTTTGCTCTTAATTtgttacaaaacaaacaaaaaaatgtgcCAAGAACTTTTAGAACACGTAGTTTGGTGTTTATGTCATCAACAAATCCCACAAAAAGACAGACATCAGGTGGATGCTTCTACAGCTGCAAGAAGGTCGAAGTTCACCTGTGtttcaaataaatgaataaagacCTCAACAAGGCTGTAAGGTGTGTTAATGTTTCTGAGCTGAAGGAAAATGTCAGCGTGGAAATAATCGGTGTTGCCGTTTCCTGGGAATTTAACAATAAAACCATCAGTGTTCAGCCAAAGCGATGATCTCACTGCGACTCATCAGTGGCTCCAAACTGTGGCTGAATGAGGTAAATGAAGGTCCTGACGCCTGCGGTTCCTCACGTCTTCTAACAAACATTCAGCGATTTGGCAGCCGACCAGAGCCGAAGCTGGCAGAAGTCAGAGTCTTCCTGTGATAAGAAGTCTGATTGAGTCTTGTTTCCTCCTGTTGGCAACAGCAgagaaaaaaaacccaaaaagcTGCAGCTGCAGAGCTTTTCCAGAGGAACTCCAACATTGGCTTCTCTCTGGATTTCCATCTTAAGACAGAGCGATGGAGAGAAAGCAAAGTGCTTTCAACATCCCCCCCTCACTGTCCGTCCGTCCCTCTGTCCTCCTGTCTTGGTCAGCATCTTAGTCTGTGTTGCCAGTGGGGGGTGCTGTTAAGACGTCTTTCCCAGCTCTATCTTCTTCTGGATGGCCCTCGCTGAGTGGTAGATGAGTGAGTCGATCAGACCACCCACTGAGCAAGTCAGAGCAGCCAGTTAGCTTCATTTATTAGCCACATTCAAATAAATTCTTCTCAGGTCTAAAACATGATCACACAGAGGGACTGACCTGTAAAAATGCCTCCGATGATGGCACAAACTCCTGTTAGAAAATGTGTGAAGGATCTGAACAAACACAGAGGAGATTTAATCAACAGGGTTGGGTATCTTGTACCCTGAACTAAATCGATTAATAAcacttttatttataaaacaaCAAATATCTGTCTttatcaaaaacagaatcacctaCCTTTGCTTTTCTGTGAATTTAACCATCATAGGTGACAGCTCGTATAAAACAAACATGCCCGGCAGCCCCTGGTCTCCTATTAAGCCATTAGCAACTTTTTCATGCCTGGTGACCGAGAACTGGTTTGTTTTTACCACCTGGGGGaaagaaaaaatacataaaacattAAACAGTTACTAATCCAAGTAATCTGTGCTGTAAAAAATGTACTTATTCTAATTTATGATACATAATctgtttataaaataaaacagaaaaaaaattcaacagtttaataaatagaataaaaacaAGGTTATAAAAAATGAAATTACTCACCTCTCCATCAGTTTTTACATATATGgttggcacaattttcacaaaatACTGGTACATCATTGATGCTGTGAAAGGAAAAGTTTTACAATTTAAACTATTTTTGTAATATAATGTATTGTTGTACTCTAATGTAAAATATTTCAGAGAAAGCAAATACCTTTAGTCATGAATAGTTATAATTGAGCTTTTTATTGGCAGATCGAGTGTTTGGCAGTATGATGTTTTCACTATAACAAGTCATAAAAGCTGGATTtgcatttagatttttatgaacTCAATTTCCAGTGAGAACTAATAAAGTACACCACATGGTGGCGCTGTTAATTTATAGTCTGtctattttcttcttctaccCGGAATTAGGGGTCTGCAAAACCATCGACAACACGCTCTAAAGAAGCTGTGGCCGGAACACGTAAACTTTTAAGTCCACAGACAAATCATCGTCATCGTTATAGTCAAATAATTCAAGGTAAGTTCGGTTTTAATGCAAATTATTTTAAATTTGATGAGAAATCTGAAAACGTGAGACTTCTCAGTCAAGGCCACAGAGGACTTTAGCATGCTAAGCTAGCACAACAAAGTGCGTGGCTTAAAAGAACTGGAATGTTTTGCTCTTTGAGGTCAAACCAGACACGCAAACATGCGACTGTTCGGGTCTTAAGGCCATTAAGATGGTGCTTATCAGCTGTAAACTTTAATTGTAATCCTGCTAAAGACGTAGCTATGGTTAGCTCCTACATGATCAAGCAGTCTTCTCAAAAACAAGCCATCAGCTTTTGTACAAAACGAGGCTTTGGCTCAAATTGATTTAAATAACTTCTGATTGTCTAGTTTATCTTGTTTAAGAAATTCTAATCATTTTAATACAAACTGGCTAATCGAACATAAGATCTTCATCCAAATAATATTGAATGTTTGTGTAACACACAGAGAGACTGTTTAAAGGGTTTCTATAGAAAAACACTGGGATTCTTAATCTTAAAGCAGCAATTGGGGCTGGAAGTGTTTCATAAGTTTTACTTCATTTTGTTTTATACAGGCAGTAAGTGCTGCAGATAATCTggcaaaaaaaaacccaaaacaaaTGGTCAACATACCAATCTTAATTTCATCAGCgttgcattgtgtgtgtgtgtgtgtgtgtgtgtgtgtgtgtgtgtgtgtgtgtgtgtgtgtgtgtgtgtgtgtgtgtgtgtttcagtgctCTTTGAACTGTACGACCAACTTGGCTGGTCTAACTTGTTTAGCTATGTGAGGCAAACAGAACATTCCCGGAATTATAAGTTATACGCCTTTCAAAGCTTCTTTTTATAAACTGTGCCACACAACACCACACATGCAGACCCCATCAGACACCGTAGAAACCGATCTTAATGACCATGATAATTAAGGCACAATGAAAAGGCTTATTAGGTATAGTTTTACACGTTAAAACTATTTAAGCACAAACTGGACAAGTGGAAATCAAATTATGTTTTTACATGAATCACTTTGTGTTAAAGTCCTATAGGACCTGACTGGATTCAAACCCTGATCCACTGCTGTGGAGGAAGTTTGCTACACAATGATGTTAGTTGAAGACTTGGACATTTGGTTTCTAAGAATACATTTAGAGTTTGGTCTTTTTTTCTGATATTAGATAAAGTTGAAGCTTCTGAACACTTGATTGAAAACTGTAAAGTTACAGGACTTCTCCTTGATGATTTATCTCAACACAAAGCTCAGTTAATTTTAATTTGCCAGTCAAAACAGAGTCTGTTTCAGTgactttttttatttgaattaattGACCAGGAGGTAATCACTTTCAGTGCAAATAGCTTCAAAAGTTGCTTTCTTTTCTCCTCAGATGCCAGTCGCTGTAGGTCCGTACGGCCAGACACAGCCAAGCTGCTTTGATCGGGTCAAGATGGGTTTCATGATGGGTTTTGCAGTAGGAATGGCAGCTGGGGCCATGTTTGGCACCTTTTCCTGCCTCAGGTAAAAAGGAAACTATATTGATCACTGTACTGCCAATCACCCACATTCAGAACCTAAAAACACCATCTGATATTTAACAGCCGGTGCTCGTCTTAAAGGAAGATCAAGTTTTCAGAACAATAGGTCACTTTTCAGCTCTGACCGTTAATCATATCCGAGTTGTTCATCTCTACGCCCGATGGGTTAAAGTTAGGAGAGGgatcaactttattgtccccTAAGGGCGAAACATCCGATCACCCCTTATCTGTTGCTTTTGATTGATTTTGATGAATGATTTGCTGATTGACGAGTTTCCTGAAGACTAATTTTTCGACTTAATATTTGAACAAGTGAGAtgagaatgttttattatgagatgTGGAGAAATCAGGACCTGAAGTTAAATGTTATGTTTCCATTCCATCTTAAAGCAGAAGAGACCTTAGATTGACCTTTTTTTTCCTGCAGGGTGGGCATGCGAGGCAGGGAGCTGATGGGAGGAGTCGGGAAGACCATGATGCAGAGTGGAGGAACGTTTGGGACCTTCATGGCCATCGGAATGGGCATCCGCTGCTGAGGCTGGTGGAGAACAGCCGTCTCCACCCTCTGATATTGTACAGCCATGGGACTTTCCTAACTACAGCTTTGTCATCTTCCCAGATTTTCTCtagtgcttttttttttcttataaaaTTTTTAATTCATCCAATTATTTTCAGAGGAGCTCAACTCTGCTGATTCAACTGGAGCAAAAATCTAACCAGCTTCAGTCCCCCCCATAAACCTGAGAATGTTGGTTTGAACATCATTTAAATTATATTAGACTAAAAAAAGAACACAAATGTATCAAAAAGATGTTTTTCCCCCAAATTACAATAAAATTTATTACATAGTAGCTCATTAAAGTTCTGGTCCCTTATTGTGGGGATTATCTCTTTAAAGGGTTTGACACCAAAAGATTTAATTCCTACAGACTTCTTTTTAAAAGGTTTGTGACTAAAGTTTTCTTTTAAGACGAGCGATCGTAGAAAACACGAGACGGACTCTACTGACCTTGTGGAGCCATGACGTTGGTTCCATCCAGAGGATTAACGATGCCGGGGTAATCTTTACCAAACGACAGGTGTTTGATCAGATGGGTCATGTTTATCTGCAGCACAACAGGAGGAGGTTAAAATGCAGCAGAGCCGTTTTATTTATGTCAGCAGGTTTTAAAATGTCCTACAGAGTTTGGTTTTAATTGTCAGAAGCCCGATTTTACAAATGGACAATTATTGTGTTAATTTAttaatattaaaaataaacacgAGTAACCATTCCTGATTGTTTTTTAAAACTTGATTAATGAAATTTGGCTGTTTTCTTTATCTAAATGGTTTCTATTTATTATAAAAAGTTTTGAAACAAGCTTGCTTCTGTTACTTACGTTGTCTAGGCCAAAACTCTGCAGATCGTGGACTGAAAAAACAAATATGTTTAACATTTTTATAGGGAAAATGTACATAAGTGAAGAAAATACAAAGCATAAATCCAGGAGCAGTAAATAAGTCTTCAGCAAAGAGTGAAAACTCTCTGCTCCTCCAGGATCTGGACAACAAGACGACATTTAAGCTTTAATCAGGCATTAGGCACCACGTCTTTAATCATTACAGAAAAATCTTATTCCTGCTGA
This sequence is a window from Nothobranchius furzeri strain GRZ-AD chromosome 3, NfurGRZ-RIMD1, whole genome shotgun sequence. Protein-coding genes within it:
- the romo1 gene encoding reactive oxygen species modulator 1; this translates as MPVAVGPYGQTQPSCFDRVKMGFMMGFAVGMAAGAMFGTFSCLRVGMRGRELMGGVGKTMMQSGGTFGTFMAIGMGIRC